GTAGTGGATGTGGCGACGACGTCGTGACAAGGAGAGTTGGCACGTCATGACGATTCGTGATGTTATGCAACCACGTTTTGTATAACTCGACAAGACCTCTTCTTCCAGTTGGACTCTGATTATTTCATggttattttagtcattttagccCTTAGTATTGAACCTATTTAAAGGgtctttgtaaccctaatttagACACGCCAATCAGCAATGACTTTTCTTTGAAGGCGACAAGATGTAGTTGCATATGGAATTTTGGTGAGAGTTTGAGAGAACTTTGTGAAACCCTTTTTGTGAGAGCTTTGGGTGTGAGTTTTGTATTTGGGGTTTGGGTTTTGTATTATCTTTGTACTCTCATTTTGTCTACTCCATTAATATTAAGTCAATACTTCTTTTGTCATGGTTTTTATTCTCTTTGAAGGAATTTTCTACATaaaatttgtgttaatttttttacttttttttttcattatttatacaAGTCCATCCTAACATGcataattatctttaatttgcTAGGCTCACATCATGAATACCAATCTATTAGCAATTAACTGTCTAATTTAATGCAAATTAACAAATCAATATATAAACGCACAATAAAATGAAGTACTCTAGCAATAATGCTATGCCCAAAACAAGAGAAATAGGTTTATCTTCAATGTATTTGGTCACTTCCCaactttacttatttttattggaAAATTTGCTTCAAAtggaaggattaaattgaataaagattTAAAAGTTGATGattaagtttgttattatgtctaacatataaaatattgttaaataattCTTAATACCTATAACTCACCAAATCAAAGGATAATACGTGGTTAAGCGTGATTTAACACACGTGATCATGTGTATGTTACAATAACAATGATGTCAACTCAACTAAACTTAATcgatgataaaatattaaaataaatatttaacaatagaaaaattattttactctttcatcaaatatataaaaattaattcgattatttttcaataaaagaatcaaaatgtaATCCAAATATATAGTAATGATTTGATTTACATGGTAATTAGTATagaataaagatttttttataaacaaataaagaataGTTTTAATGATATAAGGCTATTTATGTAATTCAAGTCACCAACCATGTCCAATTTCTTCACCTTACTCCTTTATAAGACATCCCAAATAAACTCTACATTCCCACAAGTTGTTTAAGAGAAAGACGaagacgaagaagaagaagaagaagagcaaagcaaaaagaaagaaaccctTATTCAACATCTCCATCCATTTCTCTCCCATTAAAACCCTACTCTGTTGATTATAGAGATATAAGGGAGATAATATATAATGGGTGGTGGGAAGAGATTTGCTGTTCTTCTGTGTGCTGAGGATTCCGAGTACGTTAAAAAGAGGTACGGCGGCTACTACGGCGTTTTCGTGGAAATGCTGGCGGAGGAAGGCGAGACTTGGGACGTGTTCAGGGTGGCCAACGGTGAGTTCCCCGACGACGAACAAGTTGACCGCTTTGATGGCTTCGTTATAACGGGGAGTTGCAATGACGCGCACGGCAATGACGCTTGGATATGTCGGCTGGTTTCGCTTTTGAAAAAGTTGGATTCTTTGAATAAAAAAGTCCTCGGGATTTGCTTCGGTCACCAGGttggtatattttaattttaagtaattaacatttaattattttctctagtcctttattattactatattatgATACATATACTATGCAcgtaaaaattaatatttataacgtattattaatattattattcatttcatttatttaataagaaTATAGTTTTTGCTCGATTGATATAGATATTATTGTCAATACAATATGACGTGAGTTCGAGTATATTAAAACGTATTATTATCTCAGTTATAGATTGAAGTGAAATTATAAGTAGTTTTatacattaataaatattattggtCACAGTATCCATCAATTATATTAATGAGGGGATATTAAAAATTGAGTGGTCCATAGACCATAGTGTACTGACATACTTTCCATCTAATTTggaggtttttattttttaattatggaCCAACGTTTTCAATCTTATGCCACTTTTCTTGGCCGCAGAAAGgcttaaatgatgaaatttgtatGGTGTGAACCATTGGTTAAAATGTGCAAAAAATAACCAAAAGCCAAAgacctttgtttattttttttattatgataattttttttccaaaaatggtataaaaaagtaatatttatttaaaacttgaatataaattttttcactAAAGGCCAAAGGCCAAACCTGAATTGTGAAGTGAAAGAAAATAATCATTTGTTGCACATGGGTTATGTTTGTTTTGCCTTTTTCTTCTGTCTTCACCAAATCCCATTATTCACCActtaattaacattttgttttatttactaGAAGTCCGGTCGCACAAAGTTAATTGAATGGGAGGATTTGAATAAAAGTaggttagaaaaataaatttaggtaaaatttaaattctattttttaaataagttaggcattgtataaaattatttttactctaatttgacccgaatataataattattgttgagtgaggactaaaattttaaaaatcgaaaaatataaaagttaaaaatgaccaaactaATATATACGAAAttcataacttttataaatacagGGAATTAATAGCAGAAatatttaaccttaattaaattatggatGACCCTAGGAACTTTAGAggttatatatatgaatgaatgtATGATAATGTCGACAACTCAGGAACTGGTTGGCAGTCTCAGCATATGGATTTAAACAAAAGCTGCCTTTGTTGTCAGCCGCAAAGTTATTGGACTCACAGCTCATTGGCTGAATACTGATGGAGAGAAATAAATTCCATGAATTGATTTAGGAATTGATATAAATCAATTGAATTAGTGAATGAATGgattaaatctaatttaattaattgaattgattgaattaataATCATTGatctaattagaaaaaaattgtgaaattttctGAATTTCCCACCAATTGCACCACACGTATATTTTCTCCATATGATTCATACAATGTAATATGATTTCTTTGACCTAAATGTTCACTTTTCTTAACTATCATAAGGTTCTCAGCCGTGCACTGGGAGGAAAGACAGGCCGTGCCATCAGCGGTTGGGACATTGGTGTCACAACCATTCATTTctcatcatcttcatcaaaGCTCTTTTCGTCTTTGAAAATCCCAACCACTCTTTCCATCATCGAGTGCCACCGTGACGAGGTTTGTCGATTTTACCAAGAAGAACATTCGATAATCTATTGTTTCGagatttaaattaatgttttttttccccttctaaTGTACTACCATAGGTCCGAGAACTTCCGCCGAAAGCAGAGGTGCTTGCATGGTCCGAGAAAACTGGGGTCGAGATGTTTCGATATGGGAATCATATCATGGGCATTCAAGGTCACCCTGAATACACTAAAGACATTCTTGTTCACCTCATCGATCGGCTCAGCCAACGCGATTTCATTGCGGTAAATCGATTGTTATTTAATGGTTGAATGgtgaagaataaataaaaagattttgaaGGGTTTTACGTATCAAATGCAGGACTCATATGCTGATGATTTGAAAGCAAATATGGGGAAAGTGGAGCCTGATAAAGATGCATGGAAGAAGCTATGCACCAGCTTCCTCAAGGGTAGATTATGAtccaaatttacaaaaaaataaaagaagattgaagtTGAAGAAGTATATGTTGAAGTGACATGGGTTGCCTAAGAACTTGGATTTCGAATGATCcattttgatttccaagaaaaattaatattcaattattcataattatatttttttcataattggTTTTCtattcttaattttgaaataataaatttaaatttgatatctaaaatcattatcatcaaaatcaatttattgtGATTATTGGAGTGTTCCAACTTTAAATGTTATAAGCACCTTTCTAATTTCATTCCGGGACTTTTGGTGTGTAATTCCTCTAATATTAAGTACTTTTAGAACAGAAACAAGTTGGTAAAATTGATAAcaatattaaaagaaatcatccaaatttttgaCATGACATGTATGTCGGcacaaatttaacatgataTTGACAGTAagggtaaattattaaaatagtaatttttgtttgtttcggGTTACATTCTAATCACTTACGTTTTcgtattgtaacattttaatcactgaGCCTTTAATTGCCGTTAACAATATAATGGTAAGCTGAAgtggcacgttaaattatcattttaaacaaaaattttaggttaaattctacaattgatccctattttttttcattttgagcaatttaattttttttcttttatgttcttttcacttttttttttaattttccattctcttccgCTTCTCtctctgttttcctcccttcttcatttcttttaatgtagtttttctatgtttttcatttgttaaaactagtccacaagcttGCCTCActccaaaaaattaaattgttaaaaaaataaaagtatagagactagttttaacaaatgaaaaataaaaaattacgttaaaaaaatagagaaggaGGAAAACAGAGAGAGAAgtaaaagagaatggaaaaaaaaaggaaaaaaaaaagggaagttagaaaaaaaacataaaagaaaaaaattaaattgctcaaaacggaAAAATATGGCCAgataaacctaaaatttttatttgaaatgatgatttaacgtaccACATCAGCTTACCGTTATACCGTTAACGATAATTAATGGCtcaatgattaaaatgttacaacgcgataacgtaagtgattaaaacttaacatttcaaacataagtgtcCACAGTGTAACCTGAcgtaaataaaaatgactattttgattGTTTACCTGAACAATAATATCTagaatacaataaaataattaattttaatataaagtgaattttaattacaaaaaaatacatgcatctaatattaatatattgtaaaaaaactaaaattgtgtgttttttttactttaatttactaattactttagaaaataaataaaatatgattggctctatttaataaaattaaacaaaataaagtgaaaaatatataattattgagtaaaagttttttcttttgggtaaattataagAAGAGGACAAAACCCTAAACAGCAGCGCGACTAGCACAACTTAAACTTAGACCACACTTGAAGTGGCGGACATCCTAAACATCATGCCGACAAATTGATTccatttgaattaaataaagaaacatTTTAGTTGacttttttctctaaaattttcccttttttttagttaattaattaattaaatcaaaatatctcTTTTAAAAGCCACATGTCAGCTTTTATAACAAATCAATATTCACTACCtgtacaattttattattaattatcatatttattttagtcatcTTCATCAATGTTATcactattttgaatgatttttgttaacacccttaattattttaaaagtatagggacttggtTGGTCCATTCTTTAATAACTTGAAATTAGAAGAACTGAGTAGAGACTAGACCTGTCTATGGGctgggcggcccggcccgacagcccgcccgaaatatgggagggttcaggtaaaaatataggcccgaaatatgggcttgggcaaaaaaacgaggcccgtttaaaaaacgggccgggcctcgggcaccacttttttggcccggcccgaatataataaatatatattttttatttttattttttaattttaaaatacttttaaaatatttttatttttaaaataattttttaatgtttattaaaaaatgggccgggccgggctcgggcttatgatatttttcccgggtcgagcttggacaaaatttcaggcccatattttgggccgggcctgGTTCGGGCCTAGGAGGCAGGCCGAAAATTTTTTTCGGGCCCAGCCCGAACCCGGCCCAGCCAATGGACAGGTCTAGTAGAGACTCTCCcataaataattacatttaaaaataataaaaataattaaattaagaggGAAGATAGTTTACAGCTATGGCTATGATGATATAATTAAGCAATTATTACACTTTGAAAATCATAACAATGGGCAAATTATCAAAATGgtcacttttattttcttcaagttatattttagtctcttatgtttgaaatgttatgttttagccACTTACGttaacgtgttgtaacattttagtcactgagctattaattgccgttaacggtgtaacggtaaaagaaaaaaagtactcaaaacgaaaaaaatataggcaccaattgtataatttaacctaagattttcatttgaaatgatgattgaatatgccacatcagcttaccgttacccattaataataattaacgctcagtgactaaaatgttacaacatgttaacataaatgactaaaacgtaatattttaaacataagtgactaaaatataatctgagacaaacaaaagtgactattttaatctAAGAAGTACAAGACAAATAGTGATCTTCATAGCCAATGAAAACAACAATACACAAAGTGTAGAAACCATGGATGTAATGTAACAAAGCATCAAAACTGGAAAACAATAAATTGACAAAGAAGTTAACTACCAAGAACTCACTCCTTGGCTTCCATGGACAGTGCTGCTTTGAAAGAAAGGATGTCGACTGCCTGCGTTATCGATGGGCGGTCAAAATAGTTTGGGTGAGCACAAGCCAGCCCAACTAACAGCAGCCGTTCCATTTGTTCCATGTCGTAATTGCCAGACAATCTTGGGTCAGCCGCATCAAAAAGACTCTCTTTCCCATATAGTTCCCAAACCCATTCCACCAGTTTTGTTTTGAATCTCTGGCCGTTCCTTTCGATTAAAGCAATGGCCTTCTTTTCGGAGGCTATTTCTAAGGCAACAATACCAAAGTTATATACGTTGGATTCTTTAATGGCTTTGTATGTGTCAAGACACTCGGGTGCTATATAACCGCCGGTTCCGAGCATAACCTTAGTTGTTTGAGACCCTTGTCCATGGTCAACAACCCTAGCCAACCCAAGGTCACTAAGCTTGGCATTGAAACTCAAATCCAACAGAACATTGCTTGACTTGATGTCTCGATGCAGCACGCATTGGTCACATTCTTCTTGCAAATAGAACAACGCTGAGGCCACTCCCATGGCGATTTTATACCTTGTATCCCGTGTCAACAAGCATGGCTGGCGATTTTATACCATGTATCCCGTGTCAACAAGCATGGCTCTCTATGTAGATGGTAATCGAGACTCTTATTTGGAAGGAACTCCTTATTCTCATGGCACCAACCGATGAGTTGGACCAAATTCCTATGCCTCAATCTGCCACTAGTTGTAACTTCTGATTCTACTCTTTCACTCCTTggtgatgggtgtcgaatccaccaatataaacctacacCTTAGTTTGCAAATTATGCGATGAGGGGGAATAGGGTCGATCCTCGAGACCGGTTTATCAGAACTGCTGTTGCTcgcttgaccagatttatgtcggggtAGCTGTCGTGCCCAAGACATTTGGGgggataaaaatttgaaaacctaaaattaacagaaaaataacgtcaaaagtaaaagttgaaaacagaataataaaaaccgtgaaataaatattaaggaaattaattagaatgagcTCAGCTTTAGACAtgaattttcctcgtctttgaaccgattctcgaaattggatgaactcctcttttccaataagctagttatagctaccaaggatgcctcggacaccaactcttccttgtgtaaattagttatggaacgtccaataactaattcttaccgatcgaacaaccacgaaatgttcgtgatttagaactccagcagctttgcgttctagaagagcctagctcgaaccaataccctcaaccgcgtgggacatttaaatccggttactacttcccttgacggaaccaaacagcaatctccacttggcacgccaatgtgttcacagaaaaccgattagaaacgttccttttGGAATTCCAAATGTACGTTTAACCACACTAAACCAAACGatgtcttttttgacttagtgttgatctgactttatgagttgacaaaatcatactcttaatccggagaagtaataagtactggaattttaggagttaaatggctcgggttcgtaactcacgggttttgacgaggctaatttcGGCCAAAAGCTGAAAATAggtttagttggctaaggtttggggcatgttggtatttgataaattaaataaggtaggAATGGTGAAAAGATGGGTGATGTGATTGAGTATGGGGGTTGGAATATATTAAACTGGGGTGGTTgactatttggaaaaaaaaattgaaaaaggaattgcaaatggcttgatttGGTGATTAGCTActggaaattaaaaattgaaggaaaggaAACTAAAGAAACAACAATACTACGTGAAAAAAGACAGAATGTATTGAAAGACAAgaacttaatatttttgattcattcataaatgaacaatacatgctctatttatactagaggatttactaaattaggagccaactagtcataggaaattaaggaaaaatatcccataataaaataaatcccgAAATAATCTcccccactaagtcaacaaaattttcagctaattaatattggaaaaattctactttggccctccttctttgcttctttctttaatttggcccaattgtttcctttttcttctatttagccccaaattgcaatcctgcacaaaattcaataaatatggcaaaattagtggtgcattctcataaattaaccaatttaattacataaaatatgtaactttagcatttaatcactTGGTGAGAATTTGGAGTTTTCCTTTTGACAGCAATACTACAGTTGATGTTACTCAAGAAGCCTAAATAAACCTTCCCAAGACCTCCCTCTCCAAGGAGCCCTTCATCGGCAAAATTACTAGTTGCAAACCTGAGTTCCCTGTAGGAAAACTTCCTAGCTGCTGTCACCATTTCCATTTTTCTGTTGACAGACATGGCTTTATCTTCCCTCATCCTACTGTACTTTTCTCTCCTACAGAATAACCAAACCAGACCCAGAACTAGGAGTAAAGTAGAAATGCCACCAACAATGGCTACAACTACCATAGCCATGTCAGGCTATCCCCCAACCCTCGACTCTCAAGCTTTCCCAACTATTGTCTAGCACCGGTCAGGCATCGTCAACCATCGACTATCAGATTcggatattaattttaaaatgaaaaaatgtaaaataaattagttttttatttgattttatattaatttttaaattttaatttttttgggttcgAATTTTTTTGAGGATTTGGAAATCCACGTAtggttgaaaatgttaaattcaGAAATTTTACTGACCAATATTGCTATTTAATTGGGTTCAGATTTGGATAATAAAAGTtggatttttttgaatttggattttaaGACAAATATGTGGATTTGGATAATCTAGAATTTACAAATATCCGACCTACTGCCATCTCTAATTAATAGAGTAATAGAAAGTTAACATATCATGTTATAtcatcatttgaaaattttaaattaaatttcacaactaatattatatttatattttgagtaatttaatttctttttaccgaatgaaaataaaaaggtatAAATATTGACCGTGTAATTTGACCTAACATTTCTTGTTTAAAGTAATGGTATAATATACTACATCAACTTGTAGTTCGTTAACAATGATTCACAACTTAGTAATTCAAACgtaatttaaactatatataatTGACTAAATCTATAGTTTACCcataattttcattaagttttaaatccatataatttaactttgaaaaataatataaacctATGTACGGGCCCAATTTTACCCGGGCCTTAGATACCAAACACAGAacacaaaacataaacaaatttaaaacaaaatcccTAAGCCCAATTACAAATCCAACCATGGCCCAAACTTAAAACAATTTCAGCAAAAATCAAACCCTAGTCCCAGCCTCCACGCCGCTCCTCCTCGGGCGCAACGCCCACGCCTCGTCCCAAGGCCTACCTGGCCACCttgcaccaaaatggcaaaAAGCCGAAACCTTCGCCTCCGTTGACTTCACCAGTACCTGCAAACAAAGCAAAAAAGGAGAACCACAACAGCAACAGCAGCGATATTGGacagaaatgataaaaataaaataggaaatagAATAGATTTTTAGGATTAtcttttggctataaaagcaCCAAAATctgtattaaaaaaaaggaaccCGAATGAAAAGcagatcaaaaaagaaaaattgaaaaggttGACTCCAatgttcttcttctttctcagtttttaatttttttatattcttctattttttgttgtttgcccttttttttaatacttttaaaaactaaaaacaaaacgaaaaagaaaagaaggggaTACCTACCGGTCTCGAAAGCCCGTCGCCGGAGACCACCTTCGGCGTTGGAATCGGACTAAAAGGGGTACGAAAAACCCCTCCTTTTTCGACTTTTCGGGACTAAAAGGGTATATTTTAGAGGGGATTGAGATCGAGGTTCTAAAAACCCAACTTTTGGGTACCCCGGCCACCGCCCGCGGTGGAACTGGCGGCGGTTTCTCGCCGGATTCTGGGGAACGCCCGAAGGAGACAGAGAAAAGGgggatttcatttttctcttttgagttaaaacaaaaaaataaaaataaaaaataaagaactttttttatttaaataaccattttttgaaacggcgccgttttgcctTATGGCCTCCTACCCGCGAGCCGACCCGACCCGCAACCCAGGATCCGCGTATTTCCATATTAATGGGATATTATCGCGTAAGGTCCTTCCGCTTTTGCGCTTTAATGCAATATGTCCCTTTTTTGCTTCTTTAATTCAgctacataattttatttatgtttcattTCAGCCCGTGTCAAAACGCTGCGTGTAGGGACTGGGATATTTTCCAAATCGATCCCCTGGGCTTCGCACGCGTTATAAATCAgtcccctttttattttccatgttaaaATTCGCCcagtatttttgtttttacttcgATTTAGTCCATGATTTAGCAATTTcattatttagtttattattattattattattagtgttattatcattattattactattattaactattattaattttattttcct
The sequence above is a segment of the Gossypium raimondii isolate GPD5lz chromosome 4, ASM2569854v1, whole genome shotgun sequence genome. Coding sequences within it:
- the LOC105779911 gene encoding gamma-glutamyl peptidase 5, with amino-acid sequence MGGGKRFAVLLCAEDSEYVKKRYGGYYGVFVEMLAEEGETWDVFRVANGEFPDDEQVDRFDGFVITGSCNDAHGNDAWICRLVSLLKKLDSLNKKVLGICFGHQVLSRALGGKTGRAISGWDIGVTTIHFSSSSSKLFSSLKIPTTLSIIECHRDEVRELPPKAEVLAWSEKTGVEMFRYGNHIMGIQGHPEYTKDILVHLIDRLSQRDFIADSYADDLKANMGKVEPDKDAWKKLCTSFLKGRL